A stretch of DNA from Scomber japonicus isolate fScoJap1 chromosome 19, fScoJap1.pri, whole genome shotgun sequence:
agaggtacttgtactttactgtagtacagtctgaggtactagtactctactgtagtacagttagaggtacttgtactttacggtagtacagtctgaggtactagtactctactgtagtacagttagaggtactagtactttactgtagtacagttagaggtactagtactgtagtacagttagaggtactagtactgtactgtagtacagttagaggtactagtactctactgtagtacagttagaggtactagtactctactgtagtactgttagaggtactagtactttactgtagtatagttagaggtactagtactttactgtagtacagttagaggtactagtactctactgtagtaaagttagaggtactagtactttactgtagtacagttagaggtactagtactctactgtagtacagttagaggtactagtactctactgtagtacagttagaggtactagtactctactgtagtactgttagaggtactagtactttactgtagtatagttagaggtactagtactctactgtagtacagttagaggtactagtactctactgtagtacagttagaggtactagtactctactgtagtactgttagaggtactagtactttactgtagtacagttagaggtactagtactctactgtagtaaagttagaggtactagtactttactgtagtacagttagaggtactagtactctactgtagtacagttagaggtactagtactctactgtagtacagttagaggtactagtactttactgtagtatagttagaggtactagtactttactgtagtacagttagaggtactagtactttactgtagtacagttagaggtactagtactttactgtagtacagttagaggtactagtactctactgtagtacagttaaaagtactagtactttactgtagtacagttagaggtactagtactctactgtagtacagttagaggtactagtactttactgtagtatagttagaggtactagtactctactgtagtatagttagaggtactagtactctactgtagtacagttagaggtactagtactttactgtagtacagttagtagtactagtactttactgtagtacagtctgaggtactagtactgtactgtagtacagttagaggtactagtactttactgtagtacagttagaggtactagtactctactgtagtacagttagaggtactagtactttactgtagtacagttagaggtactagtactttactgtagtactgttagaggtactagtactctactgtagtatagttagaggtactagtactctactgtagtacagttagaggtactagtactttactgtagtatagttagaggtactagtactttactgtagtacagttagaggtactagtactctactgtagtaaagttagaggtactagtactttactgtagtacagttagaggtactagtactttactgtagtatagttagaggtactagtactttactgtagtacagttagaggtactagtactttactgtagtacagttagaggtactagtactttactgtagtacagttagaggtactagtactctactgtagtacagttagaggtactagtactttactgtagtatagttagaggtactagtactttactgtagtacagttagaggtactagtactctactgtagtaaagttagaggtactagtactttactgtagtacagttagaggtactagtactctactgtagtacagttagaggtactagtactttactgtagtatagttagaggtactagtactttactgtagtacagttagaggtactagtactttactgtagtacagttagaggtactagtactttactgtagtacagttagaggtactagtactctactgtagtacagttaaaagtactagtactttactgtagtacagttagaggtactagtactctactgtagtacagttagaggtactagtactgtactgtagtactgttagaggtactagtactttactgtagtacagttagaggtactagtactgtactgtagtactgttagaggtactagtactatactgtagtacagttagaggtactagtactgtactgtagtactgttagaggtactagtactatactgtagtacagttagaggtactagtactttactgtagtacagttagaggtactagtactatactgtagtacagttagaggtactagtactgtactgtagtactgttagaggtactagtactgtactgtagtacagttagaggtactagtactgtactgtagtactgttagaggtactagtactgtactgtagtacagttagaggtactagtactttactgtagtacagttagaggtactagtactgtactgtagtacagttagaggtactagtactgtactgtagtactgttagaggtactagtactgtactgtagtacagtgtgatgtgctgctgtgtttcagggAGTCATGTGGAGGTTGGTGCTGGTGGTCAGTCTGCTGTGCTGCAGCTCTGAGGCTTCAGTGTCGTGCAGAGATGAGAACGGAGCTGAAGTGGACTGGTGAGACATGTTGCTTCTTCCTCTCAGAAAGAGATCAAACAGACATGTGGGCCCAGCAGCAGCTGAATGAGGAGTCATGCTTCATTATGAGCTCGGGTTGGAGATGTCTGATTAACCACCGGCTGCATATATGTGGTTTATAGTAGGAAGGTTACTACAGGTCATCAGCAGCTGAATGTTTATAGGTCAGTTAAAGTCATGAACATCAGAGTCTCTGTTCTTCTCTCACTGCTTCATCAGGTTCATCTTATACAAGACTCCCAGGAATCTGAAGCTGACTGGTTTGGAGTATGTTTACATTTATCCAGATAACAACCAGAAGGCTAAATCTCAACGTAGCACAAAGTTCATCAACGCTGCTGACGGCCTCCTGGCGAACACGCTGCAGCCGCTCAACCTTCCTGTGAGTAGACGCAGCCTCCTACAGTCATTAACATGCTCCACAGTGATCCACCCTGGTTACCACGGTGATCCATCCTGGTTACCACGGTGATCCACCTTGGTTACCACGGTGATCCACCCTGGTTACCACGGTGATCCATCCTGGTTACCACAGTGATCCATCCTGGTTATCACAGTGATCCACCCTGGTTACCCAGGTGATCCAccctggttaccatggtgatccTCCCTGGTTACCACGGTGATCCACCCTGGTTACCACAGTGATCCATCCTGGTTACCACAGTGATCCATCCTGGTTACCACGGTGATCCTCCCTGGTTACCACAGTGATCCATCCTGGTTACCTAGGTGATcagggtggctgtggctcagaaggtagagcggtcgtcctccaattggaagattggtggttcgattcccggctcctccacatgtcgatgtgtccttgggcaagacacacgtatgaatgtgaatgaatggttagatgagcaggttggcaccctgcgtggtagctcctgccatcagtgtatgtgtgtgaatgggtgaatgacatgtcatgAACGGATCAACAGATCCAGGAAACTTTAAAAAgttcttctgtttttatttatttatagccACCAAACTTTGGATTCATCAGCTACAATGATGGCGTTCCAGAGGGTTGTTCTGCTAAAGTTTCAGACCCAACGGACACATCTGGAGGTGCAGTTTCTTCTTCATTTGGTCACAGTAAAGGTAAACAGATACATCATCTCTCTCACAGGGAAcatgtctttctcttcttcttattgGTCCACCTGGTCCAGGACCTTCTGTTTGGGTCATTTGGGGTTCAGCTCTGTCAGGCGAGCTGCTGACtgactgttcatgttcacaGGAGTTGTGATGGTggagaaagacaagaaaggagTCTGGCTCTTACACAGCACACCACAGTTCCCTTATAGCAGAGATCCAGATCATTTCTACCCTGAGAGTGGAACAAGAAATGCTCAGATATTCATCTGTGTAACATTCAACTACGACCAGTTCAAAGCAATCGGTAATCCatcttcatatttactgtgttttagtCTCAGTGTTTGGATTGAATGAGACTATAAATGTGTCTGTTCATATTTTCAGGTGAACATCTGCAGAAGATCAGAGCTTTCCCATTTGATCATCATATTCCATCAGACTTTCATAGAGAGCTTCAAGATGTCACAACCATGAACACCCAAAACCATAATACCCCAGCAAACAACAGGTTCCCTCCTACGTTCCAACAGCTGACATCCAGCGGAGGGAAGACGTTTCACAGCATCGCTAAACAAGTGTCAGATCAACCAGAAGGTGAGTTTCCTGCATGTTTCTGTTTAAACTCTTGTGATGGTTTTTATATCACTGCTGAGACTTTAGAAAGATTGTTCCACACATCATGATTAATAAACTGTTTGGACAGTAACTGAACTGAGCATCCTGCACCCAACAGTTCAGTGCGAATAACGCCTCACCACTGATGTGAACAGTCTGAGTTAGGCTTTACACgttcaggatttttggggccgatcaccgatcagtgaccGATCActgatccgatcacgtcttctttgtccacgctccgtttctAAAACTCGGCTTCTCTTCCTCGTGTTGTCCAGGTACAtctgtggtgttgaaacattttgcagatgcttccctgcgaagttctttagtgttgctcagattgcaaatagcttgagttttatctgtctgcccacaacaccgtcagctcatgattcaagattcactaaactttattgtccatcaCATCGTGGCTCAAAACTAGCTGTCGGATTCAGACAAACATGTCAGTGGAACTTCTTCTGAGTAAATGAGAtgaaacacaagccatctgcaaaaagtttcaacatgacgacttTGATCTCACAAActgcataaaatgctaaatatcggccgatccgatataaCCGATCAATCTGAGTAACGTGTCTCCTGATGTTGTTGCAGATGGAGATCTTTACGTCAGCATTTCAAACGAAGTCAGAAGTGATGTGAATGTCCAGAGCTGGGGCTGCCAGCCTGAGCGTGATGGTTCCTACTGCCCCACACGTGGATATAAGGTGCAAAACGTCGTATTAGTAGAGACTGTTGGGGCTAAATGGGATCCTGGCAGTGATCATTCAAAGTGGTGTGTAGCTGTGGATCAAAATAAACCCTGGACCTGTATTTCTGATGTAAACAGATCAGAGTCACAGTATGGGAGGCTGGGGGGGGCATTGTGTGTTAAAGACGAAGACATAAGAAACATATTCATGAGCTTTGTAGTGTGTAAGGATGAATGTTGACagctgaataaatgaatgtaatgatTAAATAAAGCTGACTGTAACAGTAGACTTCTCTGTTCATGTCAAACATCCAGAGGTAAATGTTGTGATGTAGTTCATTAATGAGACTGAATGATGatctgtaactctgtctgtaCTGAGTGAAGTTTCTCCATCAGAGGAACCAAAGTGTCTGTGTTGatgaattcattaaaatgtgacagaaactCCTCGTTGTCTTTGTGGTCGTCACTTCTGTCTCTCAACATGTTTGTCTTcagtcacacagctgcagagcTTCATGACTTCaacctgaaaacacattcatcaaGGAAACAGCCTTCAAACATCTGCTACTCTAGAAAACACACCGAGTCTATTTCAAACATATCTGGGACTCTTTAATCACTAAATCATCTTTCCTTACAGTCCAGatgctcctctgtcctccagctGTTTCTGAAGCTGTTTACATCAAATCTGTATTATTACCTTCCAGCGTTGTGTGGTAAATCATAGACCACCCCTCTGAGTGAGAAGAGTGGATGAGAAACCAAGTCGAAGTTCCTTTTAGTTTTCTTGATTATCAGTCGATCAGAGCCCTGCCGAGgtcagtggagacagaacttTATCAATTTGAGGCTGCTGAATTAAAGGTGTCCCGAGTCCAGTGgagccttccttctgtctctcctgtcctctgtgtGTAAGATCATTTATACAAATATTACAGCTCAGACATGTGTACATGTTCCCGGGCACGAGCACACTGCTAATCTATACTTGTTTATATTGAAGTCCCAATACCTTTACTGTCTGACAGCTCCCAGATATTAATGGTCATTATACTCTGAAGACTCTGGCTGTTCTGAACAAAGGTTTATACTAAGGCCTTTTAAAGAAGCAGAACTTTTAGTATTAGAGTAATATAAATCTGTAGCAGAACATACACTACAGCTGGGTTAGTGCTTCATCAGCAGAACTTCTGTACGAGTCCTCGTGTCCTGCAGATGTGACTTGTTCTGCTCAGAGTGACGTACTAGCGAGGTCAGCAAAGACTTTTAATGACTTCAAAAGACTGAGGAGATGGAAGTGAGTTATTTTACAGCTCAGGAGGCTCCACCATCACCCTGATCATCTTTAatatgcctaaccctaaccctaaccctccaccatCACCCTGATCATCTTTAatatgcctaaccctaaccctaaccctccaccatCACCCTGATCATCTTTAatatgcctaaccctaaccctaaccctccaccatCACCCTGATCATCTTTAatatgcctaaccctaaccctccaccatCACCCTGATCATCTTTAatatgcctaaccctaaccctaaccctccaccatCACCCTGATCATCTTTAAtatacctaaccctaaccctaaccctccaccatCACCCTGATCATCTTTAatatgcctaaccctaaccctaaccctccaccatCACCCTGATCATCTTTAatatgcctaaccctaaccctaaccctcctgcaCACACCTCAGGATGTTTAAGCCTTTCGCCACTAaagacatttttggcttttcatttattctcttgATCATTTTGGGTTCATGCACATGGCTCAAATGTTTTACCTTCTTAATGTCAAACACTCACTTATAATAAGTCTATAATACATTGTGTAGAGAGACCAATAACTCGTTCCTGTGTTCTGGCTTTAAAATGGTAGTTGTGTGTTattccactagatggcgccatTTAGCTGTATTGTGTCTATGGGAGAATATAATGAAGTGTCCTCTAGTCCTGCTGGTAAGTTATTAGTCCCACATTGGGgacattttcattattacagcagcagacagtaaaaatagaagaacATCTATTTTGTTGCTGCGATTTTGCACAAATGTGTGAATTCTGTTGATTttagtttattgttaaactcgCCTGCTCAGGCTACGAGTGTCTTTCCTTGTTTTAAACaaagttaatgttttattatttactgtctaaataaaataaattacaattataattattacaaaTGGAGaatctgtctctctcattcATCCACACACCGTTAAACTCAGAATATAATTTATCACATTTCAACCTTGCAGCACATTTACTGAGTTGGTTATTGAGCATTGACATGAATAAACAGCTGTGTtatataaacaaacatttaaagggttaaaatcctGAAGATTTATGaatatttgatcattattaTGAAGACTgatgttgattaaaaaaaaattattaaaatttgaaaattatattaatttatatttttatatcttttgaTGCATTTTGTCCCTAATGAACCATCTgtaacattttctctttttatgatttgtattttttaatttctcatgACATCATTCAAATATCAAACAGTAAACGATGTTAGATTATgttgcaaacacacagaaaccccctccccccccgcATAAAATAAACAACCAATGAGGGGTCAACCTACATATATAGTGgcttacatacagtacatgaccaATAATATCcatgaaggagaagaaaaggacCAATAACAGAAATGAAACAGTATGACATGAAATCAAAAAGCATTCTGCCAATCACACGTTCGCTGGTTCCTGGTTCATCTGTAGCAGAAACTGTTTGCTGTAAAATGACTTTTCTTAATAAAGAGATTTTAACCTTTCAGCATCATAATATCACATTATGGGGAAGGGTTGACAATCAAAGAACATTCATTGGCCTCCATGATTTCACTCCATCGCTATACTCCCCCTGCCATGGACTCAGgaggaggactcacaggaggaggactcacaggaggactcacaggaggaggactcacaggaggaggactcacaggaggaggactcacaggaggaggactcacaggaggaggactcacacgaggactcacaggaggaggactcacaggaggactcacaggaggaggactcacacgaggactcacaggaggaggactcacaggaggaggactcacaggaggactcacaggaggaggactcacaggaggaggactcacaggaggactcacaggaggactcacaggaggactcacaggaggaggactcacaggaggactcacaggaggaggactcacacgaggactcacaggaggaggactcacaggaggactcacaggaggaggactcacaggaggaggactcacaggaggactcacaggaggacTCACACgaggactcacaggaggaggactcacaggaggactcacaggaggactcacaggaggactcacaggaggaggactcacaggaggactcacaggaggagtcacaggaggactcacaggaggagTC
This window harbors:
- the LOC128379979 gene encoding deoxyribonuclease-2-beta-like: MWRLVLVVSLLCCSSEASVSCRDENGAEVDWFILYKTPRNLKLTGLEYVYIYPDNNQKAKSQRSTKFINAADGLLANTLQPLNLPPPNFGFISYNDGVPEGCSAKVSDPTDTSGGAVSSSFGHSKGVVMVEKDKKGVWLLHSTPQFPYSRDPDHFYPESGTRNAQIFICVTFNYDQFKAIGEHLQKIRAFPFDHHIPSDFHRELQDVTTMNTQNHNTPANNRFPPTFQQLTSSGGKTFHSIAKQVSDQPEDGDLYVSISNEVRSDVNVQSWGCQPERDGSYCPTRGYKVQNVVLVETVGAKWDPGSDHSKWCVAVDQNKPWTCISDVNRSESQYGRLGGALCVKDEDIRNIFMSFVVCKDEC